AGAATTGGCCATAAGACTTGATAAGCCACAGCAGCCGTCGTCACCGGCAACAGCAGCCGCCGCACCACCACCGCCTGGCGCCGCCGTTGTGACTTCTCGCGCTTGATGACCAATCGGCGGTCCGTCAAGTGGGGTTATGCGCGTTGGCTCACAGCATGACCGTCGAGATCTGTCCCGACTTTGTGACCAATGTTCGCGGGCGCTTCACAGCCGATATTCGGCCAGCGAAACGGGGCGCCGTGCCGGCACGGGCAGCGAGGCTCGGATCTAGCAGCGGTGACCCGCGCATAGAGCAAGGGAGACGCGACGTTCGTCGCTAGTGCTCCAGACTTGTCGAACTTCCTTAATTACTGCGGCGATCGTGCGTTGGGCGTCACCTACCGCTTGGCGACAAGCACCGGGACCTCGCTCGTGGTGAGCTGTCGGAAGGCCGCAACTCGGCTGATGTCAGCTAGTTTGGCGTTCGCACCCGTTCCGACGACGATCAACTGAGCGGAACGTGCGTCGGTCACGAGTGGCTTACAGTTGCTGTCACTGGTCGTGATTCGGCGTACTCGAACATCGGGGTAAAGTTCCTGAAACCCGGCAAGCCGTTCTGCTAGCACCTCTCGTTCCTGCTCTCGGTTGTTGGCCCATTCGATGGGTGACCAGCTGATAGCCGGAAATCCGAGGTGACCTGGCTCGCTCCAGGTATGGACGGCGATCAGGCTGGCGTGGCGTCGTGATGCTTCGTCGAACGCGGCGCGAATTGCCGGTTCAGATGAACGGAGTCCGTCGATCAGCACGATTACCGGCAGCCGTAAATCTGCCGCGGCTTCGGGAATGCTTGCAACGTTGCTGTGTCCCCGACGGACGAGCGCGCTGAGTGTCCGATGTGTACTGGGACAATCGTTTCCCAGGGCGACGATCTCCGCTTGTGCCGACAGCTGGATCAGCGTGTGCTCCAACGGCGCATCGACTGCTATCGCTCGGACGAGTGGCAAGGAATCCCACCCCGTTTTGATTGTTTGGCTGGCAGTGGTGCCGGTTGTGACGAGCGTGAGCGGGATGCGGTGTGTGGCTGCGTGGTGCGTGGCCCACTGCGTTGCCGTGGTCGAGACGCCGGTCCCAATTCCGACCACGACACCTAGTCGGCTCGACGGCAGCGTCTGCGATGAGACTGCGGATTGGCGGCTGGAGTGGATGTGTCTCGTGGCCATCTTCGTGGTCGTCCTAACTATTCCTGCGTGCTCTCGCGGCGGCGGTTTCCGAACGTTGTCCGTGTGGTTTCACTGTCGCGCGCGGAGCGGTGCCGTGTCTTTAGGGGTAGCCGTAGCCCTGCGGCGGGTCCTCCCGACGGTGACCTTCCGGCTAGCCGGAAGGCAGGGGTAAGGCCAACCGTGAAGTAGTCACGGAGGGTGTGCAGGGGCGGCCACTATACGGCAGGCTGACGCCGTGGCGAGTATGAGCGTGGTAGCCCGATGAGGAGCGGTGCGCCGACCGTGCTCGGGCTGTGCTGGGCCGCGTTGACGCTCGAAGGCTACGACATCGTGGTTTACGGCGCGGCGGTCCCGTATTTGCTGCAGGTTGAGCCGTGGGGGCTAAGTCAGGTCGACGTCGGCCTGCTCGGTGCGGTGGCTCTGTCCGGGATGCTGGTCGGCGCGTTGATAGCGGGGATTCTTGCCGACCGCTGGGGGCGCCAACCCACGCTGATAGCAGGTGTGGTCGTGGTCGGCGGAGGCATGCTGGTGTGTGCCGGGGCACCCACACCGATGGTTTTCGCGGTCGGTCGTCTGCTCGTCGGGATGGGCGCAGGTGCCATGCTGCCGGCGACGTCCGCCCTTATCGCCGAGATTGCCCCGTCCGATCGCCGCAACCTTTATCAAGGGCTGGTATTCGGTGGGATCGGCGCCGGCGGCCTGCTGAGTGCGCTAGCAGCTCTGGCGTTGGCCGAGTCGGGCGGATTCCGCATACTCTTTCTCGTCGGTGCGCTGCCGCCAATCATTCTGGTTCCCGCGATGTTGCGGTGGTTGCCCGAGCCGGCGGAGTTTCTGAGATCCGCGGCAATGCCGGCGCATCCCGCCCGTTGGCGCTGTCTGTTGGGCCGCGGGTTCGTGGTCCGCACCGGGTTGTTCTGGGCGACGACATTCTTGAGCCTGCTGGTGTTGTTCGGCGCGTACACGTGGCTGCCGGTGCTGATGATCCGCGCCGGCTACTCCCTTGGTACGTCACTGGTGTTTCTCATGGTGCTCAACATCGGCGTGGTAATCGGATCAGTCGCGGCCCCGTGGGCCGCCGACCGCTGGGGTACTCGTGCGATGATCCTCACCGCGTTCGGCACCGGCGCGGTCGGGTTCACCCTGCTGGCTCAGCATCCACCGGCGATCGCCGCCTACGTCCTGGTGGCCGTCATCGGCGCCGGCGCGGTCAACGCACAGTTCCTGCTCAATGGGTTGATCGCCGCCTCCCATCCAACCGACCTGCGGGCCACCGCGCTGGGAGCGGCACTGGGCGTCGGCCGTCTCGGTGGGGTGGTCGGCCCTCTGTATGGCACCCAGCTGCTCGCCGAGGGGGCGGCAGTCGCGGCGGGGTTCTACGGTTTCGCGCTGCCCTCGGCCTTGGCCGGCGCGTTGAGCCTCGCGCTACCGAAGGCTCGCAAGGAGTTGACGTGACGTCGGCTGCGTTGGTGGGACGGGAACGCGAAGTACAACACCTGCGCACGTTGATCGCGGGGGTCGAGGACCGGGGCGGTGTGCTCGTGCTGCACGGCGAGGCCGGCGTGGGTAAGTCGACGCTGGTGGCCGAAGCCCGTCGCCGCGCCGCGGCGTCAGACATGCGGGTGCTCGCCACGGTCGGTGTGGAAAGCGAACAGCATCTGCCGTACGCGGGTTTGCATCAACTCGTCTTCCCAGTCCGATCGGGCATCGACAACTTGCCGGTATCGCAGCGTGATGCCCTGCGCGCCGTGACCGGCCTATCCGACCAACAGGTCCCTGACATCTACTTGGTCGGGTTGGCGGTACTGAATCTGCTTGCCGAAGTCGCCGCTGAGGCGCCGCTGCTGCTGGTGGCCGAGGACGCTCATTGGCTCGACCAGGCCAGCGTGGACGTCCTGACGTTCGTGGCCAGACGGCTGGAGTCGGAGCCCATCCTGCTGCTGGTGGCCGTCCGGGACGGCACGCCAGCGCGGATCCTCGACGCAGAGCTGCCTTCCTTGGCGGTCGCGCCGCTGTCCGACTCCGCAGCGGAAACGCTCCTGGACTTGGTGGCGCCTGGTCTGGTTCCGGTGGCACGGCGTCGCCTACTCGATGACGCTGCGGGAAACCCATTGGCGCTGACCGAACTTCCCAAGGCCGTGCAATCCGGCGCCGGTATCTCGACTGCGGGGCCACTGCCGCTCACGCGTCGCCTGGAGCGCACGTTCACCGCTCGGCTGGCGCTGCTCCCACCCGACACCCGGTCGGTGCTGCCGGTCGCGGCGCTCAACGACAGCGCCGCGGCATCTGAGACCCTCGCAGCGGCGGCGTCTGTCCTCGCCCGAGTCGTCACCGACGCGGTCTTGGCACCCGCGGTATCCGCGCAACTGATCGTCTACGACGGCGCTACCGTCACCTTTCGGCATCCGTTGATGAGGTCGGCGGTCGTGTCGACCCTGAGCGGAGATGATCGCCGACGGGCTCACGCTGCGCTGGCCGCGGTTCTTGGCGACCAGCCGGACAGGCGGGCCTGGCACCGCGCGGCGGCGACGCCGGGCCCCGACGAAGACGTTGCCGTCGAACTGGATTTGGTGGCGCAGCGCGCCCAGCGACGCGGTGTCGTCGATTCTTCGATCATCGCCCTGGAGGAAGCAGCTCGGCTCAGCACAGATAGTCGGCGTCGAGCGGAGCGGCTGCTGCGTGCAGCCGATCTTGCGGTGGAGTCGGGTCGCCGCGACATCGTCCAACGGGTGCTCGCGGAGGTCGAGTCGCTGGAGCTGTCCGGGCAGCAACAGACGCGCGTGGCATGGATCCGCGGCAGTTTTGACGACGGCATGCGCGACCCCACCGTAGGCGCTGTGGAGTTGGCGCGCCTGGCCGAAGCAATCGCAGCCGACGGAGACCATGATCTCGCGGTCCGCATCCTGTGGAGCGCCGCTTTGCGCTGCTTCTGGTCTGAACCCGGCACACCTGCCCGCCAGTACATCGAGGGGGTTGCGGATGCGCTGCTACCCAACCCCGAGGACCCTCGGTTGTTGGCCATCCTCGCCTATGCCGTGCCGATTGAGCGGGGCTCGACGGTGATCGCCGGCCTGGCCCGCCCTGATCATCAGGCCGAGACCGAGCCGCGCGAGGAAAGGTTCCTGGGCACCGCCGCACTACTGGTCGGTGCTCTCGACCATGCGGTGCGACTCAACGCCGCCTCGGTGGAAGGTCTACGGGCGCAGGGCCGGCTGGCGCTGCTGGCGCGAGCCCGCGCGGCGCAGGCATGGAGCGCGACCCGACTGGGCGACCTCGCCGTGGCCATCCCCGCCGCCGACGAAGCGCGCCGCCTCACCCGCGAAACCGATCAGCCGTTCGTGTTCGGCATCGTCCGCGCCTCCCAAGCCGAAATCGCGGCCCTGAGGGGAGAGCACGAACAGGCGGCCCAACTCGCCGCCGAGGCCGAACGGGCCGGAATGGCCGTCGGCGCCCGGCCCATCCTCGCCACCGTGCAAACCGCCAAGGGGATATCGGCACTCGCCCAGGGACGCTTCGCCGACGCCTTCAACCAGCTGCGCCGCATGCACGACCCGTCGGATCCCGCGTTCCAAGTAGCGCTGCGGTGCTATGCACTACCAGAACTGGCTGATGCCGCGGTCCGCAGCGGTCAGGCCGACGTGGCCGCCGAGATCGTCGATCGAGTGGCGTCCTTCGCCGAAACCAACAGCTCACCCGCAATGGCACTGGGCGTGCGGTACGCACGAGCCGTACTTGCCGACGCAGACGGGGCCCAAGAGCTCTTCGAGCAGGCGCTGAGCATGATGCCCGAGGGGTGGCCGTTTCAACGTGCCTGGGCGCAACTCGCCTACGGCGAATGGTTGCGGCGTCAGCGCCGCACCACCGAAGCCCGCCCGATGCTGCGTTCTGCACGCGAAACCTTCGATGCGCTCGGCATCATTCCATGGAGCGAACGGGCGCGCAATGAGCTGCGCGCGGCAGGAGAAGGCAGCCCACGACGCGTTACGGACGTGAACGAACGCCTCACCGCCCACGAGTTACACATTGCTCAGCTCGCCGCGGACGGCCTGACCAATCGCGAGATCGGCCAGCGGCTCTACCTGTCCCACCGCACGGTGAGCACCCACCTGCACCGGATCTTCCCCAAGCTAGGAGTCACCTCCCGCGCCGAACTCGCCGCAGTCCTGCACACCACCCCGCCGCGCCGATGACGTACACCGACAGCGTCATCTGACGCTCGCGAGCCCCACCGCCCCGTTCCTAGCCTTCTCCCATGTACGTCGATCAAGGAGGCAGGCATGGGACTATCAGCGACCGAGGCCAGGAGCAACCGCGGTGTGGCCCAGCCGCTGATTTCCGGACACCTCGTGTTGGCGGCGGTGCCGCAGCCGATCCTCGTCATCGATGCGAACGGCAACGCTGTCTACGCCAACCCGGCAGCCTCACAGCTGCTCGGACAGGAGCCCGCAGACGCGGTGGATGGTCGGCTGCTGCATCGCTATTGGCATCACGACTGCTCAGCTGAGACGCTGCCCGACTGCCGACTGCTTCGCGCCGCATCGACTGGCGCGGCGACCGAGCAGCAGGCGGACCGGCTGATCCGCGCGAATGGGTCGAGTTTCCCGATCACGTGGTCGACTGCGCCCTTGAACGTCGACGTCGGGTTCGCGGTGGTACTGACCTTCGCCGACATCAGCGCCGCACCGTTGCCCACCGAACGACTACGCATGCTCGAGGCGGGGAGGGCCGCGCGCAGGCAGGTGACCCGCGATCTGCATGACGGCGCTCAGCACCGGCTGATCAATCTGTTGATCCGCCTGCAAATCACTCGGGACGAACTGCCGGACGGCAGCCCGCTAGCCGATACCTTGGCGGCGGCGATGGTCGAGGCGAAGCTGGCGATCACCGATCTGCGGGAGCTGGCCGCGGACGGGTTTCCGGAGGTGCTCGCCACCGACGGCCTCATTCCGACGGTGATGGCGCTTACTTCACGGACAGTCGTACCGACGACGCTGCACACGCGACTGCACGAGCAGTGCAATGTCGGTGTGTCTCTGGATATTGCGCGCCACGCATACCTGCTGATCTCCGAAGCGTTGACCAACGTGGTCAAACACGCCCACGCCACCCGCGCCGACGTTCGTCTCGATGTCGAGGCGGACCAACTGCATATCGTCGTTTCAGACGATGGCCTCGGAGGCGCCGATGTGGGCCAAGGCTCGGGAATGTCGGGGATGCATGACCGCGTTGGCTCCGTCGGCGGCATGCTGGTCGTCGATTCACGCCGGGGCCGGGGAACGGTGGTCGCAGCCCACCTGCCGCTGCGCTCAGACGCTGGCCTTCAGATGACCCCGTGCAGCGATGCGTTCGCAGCAGCTGAGGCGGTCTCGTGATTCAGGTCGTCGTTGCCGACGACAACGCGTTGATCAGGGCGGGCGTGGTCCGCTTGTTGGAGCGCGAGGGGATCGCAGTCGTCGATGTCGCCTGCGACGCCGATCAACTGCTCGCCAGTGTCGAAGCCCATACGCCCGATGTTGTAGTCACCGACATTCAGATGCCGTCCCGTCAGGGTCGCGACGGCCTCACCGCCGCCATTGCGCTTCGTCAGCGTCATCCCGGCATCGGGGTACTGGTGCTGTCGCAATACTGCGAAGAGGAATACGCGCTGAGCCTGGTCGGTGACCGCGCTGAGGGAGTCGGGTACCTACTCAAGGAGAAGTTGGTGGAGCCCGATGTGCTCCACGACGCCGTCCGGCGGATAGCCGCGGGTGGTTCGGTGTTGGATCCCGACGTGATCGCCCGGCTCGCTGGGCGCCCCCGTCCGGGCGGTCGGACCTCTGCGCTGACCCCGCGTGAACACGACGTGCTCCGCCTGATGGCGACGGGGCTGTCCAACGCCGGTATCGCGGGAGAACTCGTCGTGAGTGTCGCCGCCGTGGAACGCCACGTCACAAGCATCTTCTCCAAACTTGGTCTCTATCAGGAGGATACGGATCAGCACCGGCGCGTCGCGGCTGTTCTCACCTTTCTCAGCGGCTCCGCACCGCAGTGAGAAGCGGTGCTCACCGACAGAAGCTCTTGAAGTGCGTCTGTTTCGACGCATCCCGACCCGACGGCATATCGCGCCAGATGTCTGCGGTAGCGGTCGTTTCCGCATTTTTTGCGGGTGGCGTCGACCACGTTCGAAGGCGTGCGATCTCTGCGGTCGTGTCGAGGAGCCGGTAGAAGTCCGGACATCACAGGTAATCCTGTGCGGGTAAACCCCACGCCGGGCTGGGGGTTAACACGCATCACAGTTGTGGCGCCACCACGACAGACGCGGGCCCTTCACGGGGGCACGATTGATTTCTCGGTGCGATGAGCGCACAACGTGTTGGGAGGATGCGATGACGACCTACCGGCTGCTCGGCCGCTCGGGGTTGCGGGTCTTCCCGCTGTCACTGGGCACGATGACGTTCGGTACCACCTGGGGGTGGGGCGCCGACGCCGAGGAGGCGCGCCACATCTTCGACGCCTATGTCGACCGGGGAGGCAACCTCGTCGATACCGCGGTCAACTACACCGACGGTGAATCCGAACGATTCGTCGGGCAGCTGATCGCAGGGAAGCGTGACCGGTTGGTGGTGTCGACCAAGTACACGATGTCGCGCACGCCAGGAGATCCGAACTCCGGAGGCAACCATCGGCTCAACATGATGCGCTCGGTGGAAGCCAGTCTGCGGCAGTTGAACACCGACCGCATCGACCTGTTGTACGTACACGCCTGGGACTTCACCACCTCCCCGGAGGAGGTGATGCGCGGGCTGGACGATCTCACGCGCGCAGGCAAGGTCGTCTACGTCGGAATTTCCGATACGCCCGCGTGGCGGATCGCGCAGATGCAGACCCTGGCGCAGCTGCGCGGCTGGGCGCCCCTGGTCGCCTTGCAGATCGAGTACAGCCTGGTCGAGCGGACCGTCGAACACGAACTGATTCCGATGGCCGCGAACCTCGGCGTCGGGGTCATGCCGTGGTCTCCGCTGGGCGGCGGAGTTCTGACCGGCAAGTACACCCGCAGCGACCTGGACCGCACCGAATCAGCGGCGGTGAGCGGTAGTCGCGCCTCGGTGATCGCCTCGGTCGGGCACCTGACCGAACGGAGCCTGCAGATCGCCGCCGTCGTAGCCGAAGTCGCCTCCGAGATCGGCTGTACCGCAGCGCAGGTGGCGCTGGCGTGGGTGTTGCACCAACCCGGTGTCGCTTCGCCGGTCATCGGTGCGCGCACGGTGGCGCAGGCGGTGCAGAACCTCGATGCCATGTCGGTGGCACTGACCTCCGATCAGATCGTGCGCCTCAACGCCGTCAGCGATTCCGGATCGGTCTTCCCGACCAGCTTCCTGCGCCGGCCGATGACCCACCAGCTGATCTTCGGCGACACCACCGTGGATCCCACCCGCGCCACCGCACTGCCCTGATCGACGTTCCCCTCACCTGCACGCAGTACACCGGAAAGGATCCATCATGAAGCGCACCACTGTCGGCGGTCTCGACGTGTCCGCCCAAGGCCTGGGGTGCATGGGGATGAGCGAGTACTACGGAGTCTCGGACTGGGACACCAACATCGCCACCATCCAGCACGCCATCGACGTGGGAGTCACCTTCTTCGACACCGCCGACCAGTACGGGTCCGGCCACAACGAGGTACTGCTGGGCCGCGGGATCGCCGGCCGACGCGACACCGTCCAGATCGCCACGAAGTTCGGCATCGACCGCAGCAGCGGAGACGATCTGCGCGTCTATCGCGGCGACCCGCCCTACGTGAAGCGGTCCTGCGACTCCTCGCTGCTGCGCCTCGGTATCGACCACATCGACCTGTACTACCTGCACCGGCCCCCGCAGAACGCCGAGATCGAGGACACCGTCGGCGCGATGGCCGAGCTGGTCTCTGCAGGCAAGGTCCGGTACCTGGGTTTGAGCGAGGTCAGCGCCGACCTGCTGCGGCGCGCCCACACGGTGCACCCGATCGCCGCTGTGCAGAGCGAGTACTCCTTGTGGACGCGCGACGTCGAACACGTCACCCCAGTGATGGCCGAACTGGGCATCGGCCTGGTGCCCTACTCCCCACTGGGACGGGGCTTTCTGACCGGAGCGGTCCAGACCGCGGCCTTGGACCCCACCGACTTCCGTGCCCGCAACCCGCGGTTCACCGGTGACGCCGCCCAGCACAACCAGGTGATCGCCGACACCGTCCGTGGCGTCGCCGACCGACTCGGGGTGCTGCCAGCTCAGGTGGCACTGGCCTGGGTGTACGCCCAAGCGCCACGCTTGGGCGTCTCCGTCGTGCCCATCCCCGGCACCCGTCATGCGCAGCGTCTCGATCAGAACGTCGCCTCGCTGGACGTTGACCTCGACGCCGACGCTTTGGCGCAGTTGCAACCGCTCAGCGACTTGGTGATGGGTGGACGCTACGCCGATCACGGCGTGCGCTGAGACACCCGAAACAACCTGCGAGAGAGAGAAGCGCCGTGGCCTACCGACTCGACGGAAAGACCGCCGTCGTCACCGGCGCATCCAAAGGACTTGGCGCCGCGATCGCGCTGCGGTTCGCCGCCGAAGGTGCCGCCGTGGTCGTCAACTACTCCCACAGCCGGCAAGCCGCCGACGACGTCGTTTGCCACATCACCCGATGCGGGGGTGCAGCGGTGGCGATCCAGGCGGACATGCGCGACGAGGAGCAGGTCCGCCGGCTGTTCGCCGAAGCTCACCACACCTACGGCGGCATCGACGTCCTGGTCAACAACGCCGGCGTATATCACTTCCAACCCTTACAGGACCTCACCCTGGAGACGTTTCGACACCACTTCGACCTCAACGTCTACGGCTACCTGCTAGCGATCAAGGAAGCCATCGCATACATGTCACCCGGCGCGAGCATCGTCAACATGAGCTCCACGGTCACCGCCTTCGGTCCCACGGATTCCTCGGTGTACACGGCAACCAAGGGGGCGATCGACGGGTTGACCCGCGCCCTGTCCAATGAGCTGGCGCCACGGGGGATCAGGGTCAACGCGATCAAGCCAGGAGTCGTCGACACCGACGGCGTGCAGGCCGGCGGCTTCCTGACCGACGGCTTCGGCCAAGCCATCGTCGCCGAGACGCCACTGGGTCGCCTGGGAGCACCCGAGGACATCGCACCCGCCGCCGTCTACTTGGCATCCGACGAAACAGCCTGGATGACAGGCGAATACATCACCCTGTCCGGCGGTCACCGCTAACCGACCGACCGCCTACGGAAGGACATCCGATGCCGAATGCCATCCCCGAACCAACCGCCAGCGACGTGGTTTCGCACTACTTCGACACCTTCTTCAGCCACGACATCGGCCGGACGCTGGAATGCCTCACCGACGACGTGCTCTGGCATGTCCAGGGCGCACCCGACGTACCGACGATCGGCACCCGCCACGGCAAGGACGAAGTGCGGGAATGGTTGCAGTCGTTTCCCAAACACTTCCAGCCGCTCAGCTTCGCCATAGAGCACACCTTCGAGCACGGTGACCACGTTGTGGTGGTCGGTCAATTCAGCCACCGGATCATCGACACCGGCCGAGAGTTCAGCAGCGACTTCGCGACCATCTGCACCGTCCGCGACGGCAAGCTGGCCAGCTACAACTTCCTGGAGGACTCCTTCGGGCTGTGGAACGCCTTTCAACAACAACCGGACGGGGTGAGTGCCACGCCGACCTTGGCGTGTGCCGATGCACCGCGGACGCCAGGACTGTAGAGGACGAAGGGAGAACTCGGATGAACCGACGAGTAGTCGTGGTGACCGGCGCATCGAGCGGATTCGGGCGCTTGAGCGCGGAGGCGTTGGCGCGCGCGGGGCACCGCGTGTACGCGGGCATGCGCGATACCGACGGACGCAACGCCGCGGAGGTTGCGGCACTCGACATCCTCTCGCTGACCGAGGAACTTGACATCCGCGGCATCGAATTGGATGTGCAGAGCCAGGATTCGGTCGACGCGGCCATCGCCCACATCGTGGCCGCCGACGGCCACCTCGACGTCGTCATCCACAACGCCGGACACATGGTCTACGGACCAGCGGAAGCCTTCACCCCCGACCAGCTGGCCACGATTTACGACGTCAACGTCATCGGCACACAACGAGTCAACCGGGCCGCGCTTCCGCACTTACGCCGTCGCGGCGAAAGCCTCGTGGTGTGGGTGTCCAGCAGCAGCTGCGCCGGAGGGACACCCCCGTACCTGGGTCCATACTTCGCGGCGAAAGCCGCGATGGACGCGCTGGCGGTCAGCTACGCTCGTGAACTCGCGAGATGGGGCGTCGAAACGACCATCATCGTGCCCGGCGCATTCACCTCCGGTACCAATCACTTCGCCCATGCCGGCGCCCCTGCCGATCGCGACGTGATCGAGCAGTACGAGCGCGGGCCGTACGCCGGGTTCGGTGCGCAGCTCCAGGTCGCCTTGGATGGCATCGTGCCCTCCGACGCCGACCCGAACACCGTTGCCGCGGCCATCGTCGATGTGGTCGACACACCCTTCGGTACCCGCCCCTTCCGCGTTCACCTCGACCCCAGCCAGGACGGCGCCGATGTCGGATTCGCAGTCCAGGACCGTCTCAAGGCCGAAATGCTGCGCCGACTCGGACTGGCCGACCTCCTGGCACCCACCATCACCGCGACGTCGCAACTGCCCCAAAACCACAGCTAGCCCGTTTCCGAGAGAAAGAACTCCCCGTGAACATCACCGGCAACACGATCTTCATCCCCGGTTCGACAAGTGGCATCGGCTTGGCGTTGGCGCTCGCCCTACACGAGAAGGGCAACACCGTCATCGTCGGCGGACGCCGCGCCGATCTGCTCGACGGCATCGCCGACCGGCATCCCGGGATCGACACCGTGCAGATCGACACCACGGACACGGCAAGCATCACCCGCGCAGCCAACCAAGTCCTGGCCCGCCACCCCGACCTGAATGCTGTCATCGCGATGGCCGGCGTCATGCGCGTCGAAGACTGGCATCACCCCGCCACCTTCCTGGATTCCGCCGAAGCTGTGATCACCACGAACCTGCTGGGTCCCATCCGCCTGATCGCGGCGTTCATCGAACACCTTCAACGGCAACCGGCTGCGACGATCATCACGGTGTCCTCGGGACTGGCGTTCGCGCCGCTGAAGGTCACGCCCAGCTACAACGCGTCAAAGGCCGCCGTCCACATGCTGACCGAGACACTACGGCTGCAGTACGCCGACACCAGCATTCAGCTGATCGAACTCGAACCTCCCTCGGTGGCCACCGATCTGCTTCCCGGACAACGCGACAGCTCCTTCGCGATGCCGCTGGACGAGTTCATCGACGAGGTGATGACGATCCTGGAAGCAGACCGCGACGTCAAGGAGATCCAAGTCGAACGCGTCAAATTCCTCCGCTACGCCGAGGCGCGCGGCGACTACGACCACGTGGTGGCAACACTCAACGCGGCCGACCCACACGGGAACCAGACCTGAGCGCAATGACCCGGCCACATCCCGTTCTCACACCGCTGAGTCCCGCGGCGATCTTTCTCGTCGCGACAATCGACGACGGCGGCGAACCCCGCGCGCACAGCACACTCACCGATCTGTCGGCTCTGGTGCGCGGCGTCGCGTTCCGGGTGCCATCGGCCAATCTGACCCTCGTCACCGGCATCGGATCCGACGCCTGGGATCGGCTGTTCGCCGGCGCCCGCCCAGCCAAACTGCACCCCTTCATCGCACTCGACGGCGCACGCCACCGCGCTCCGTCCACACCGGGAGATCTGTTGTGGCACATCCGTGGCCGATCGATGGATGTCTGCTTCGAACTCGGACGCAGGATCCTGGACTCGGCGTCTGGCGCCGTGACGGTCGTAGACGAAGTGCACGGGTTCCGGTTCTTCGAGATGCGCGACTTACTCGGATTCGTGGACGGCACCGAGAACCCCCAGGGCACGGAAGCCGAGACAGCCGCCGTCGTCGGCGACGACGATGACCCGGAATACGCAGGCGGATCCTATGTCCACATCCAGCGGTACACCCACAATCTGTCGGCGTGGGACGCGCTGAGCGTCACGGAGCAAGAGTTGGTGATCGGGCGAACCAAACTGGAGAACATCGAAGTACCCGATGCGGCCAAACCGTCGAATTCTCATCTGGCGCTCAACACCATCACCGACGAGGATGGACACGAACTCACGATCGTGCGGGCCAACATGCCCTTCGGAGAACTCGGCTCCAGCGAGTGCGGCACCTACTTCATCGCCTACTCGGCTGACCCCGACGTGCCCGAGACAATGTTGCGAAACATGTTCCTCGGCAACCCACTCGGGAACACCGACCGCATCCTCGACTTCTCCACCGCTCACACCGGCGGCCTGTTCTTTGCGCCCACACCGGCGTTTCTCGACGATCCGCCCCCGCTGCCCGTGCAACGGGCCAAGACCAGCCCACCTCCACCTCACCGAGCCCAAACCGCCCCGGATCACTCGCTGGCCATCGGCAGCCTGAAAGGACGATCCTGATGGACAACCTGTACCGAAACTTGGCACCGATCACCGACGCCGCCTGGGAGCAGATCGACACGGAAGCCAGCCGAACCTTCAAGCGCCATATCGCCGGACGCCGCGTCGTTGATGTAAGCGCGCCGGCCGGCCCGA
The window above is part of the Mycolicibacterium rutilum genome. Proteins encoded here:
- a CDS encoding universal stress protein yields the protein MEHTLIQLSAQAEIVALGNDCPSTHRTLSALVRRGHSNVASIPEAAADLRLPVIVLIDGLRSSEPAIRAAFDEASRRHASLIAVHTWSEPGHLGFPAISWSPIEWANNREQEREVLAERLAGFQELYPDVRVRRITTSDSNCKPLVTDARSAQLIVVGTGANAKLADISRVAAFRQLTTSEVPVLVAKR
- a CDS encoding MFS transporter yields the protein MTLEGYDIVVYGAAVPYLLQVEPWGLSQVDVGLLGAVALSGMLVGALIAGILADRWGRQPTLIAGVVVVGGGMLVCAGAPTPMVFAVGRLLVGMGAGAMLPATSALIAEIAPSDRRNLYQGLVFGGIGAGGLLSALAALALAESGGFRILFLVGALPPIILVPAMLRWLPEPAEFLRSAAMPAHPARWRCLLGRGFVVRTGLFWATTFLSLLVLFGAYTWLPVLMIRAGYSLGTSLVFLMVLNIGVVIGSVAAPWAADRWGTRAMILTAFGTGAVGFTLLAQHPPAIAAYVLVAVIGAGAVNAQFLLNGLIAASHPTDLRATALGAALGVGRLGGVVGPLYGTQLLAEGAAVAAGFYGFALPSALAGALSLALPKARKELT
- a CDS encoding AAA family ATPase is translated as MTSAALVGREREVQHLRTLIAGVEDRGGVLVLHGEAGVGKSTLVAEARRRAAASDMRVLATVGVESEQHLPYAGLHQLVFPVRSGIDNLPVSQRDALRAVTGLSDQQVPDIYLVGLAVLNLLAEVAAEAPLLLVAEDAHWLDQASVDVLTFVARRLESEPILLLVAVRDGTPARILDAELPSLAVAPLSDSAAETLLDLVAPGLVPVARRRLLDDAAGNPLALTELPKAVQSGAGISTAGPLPLTRRLERTFTARLALLPPDTRSVLPVAALNDSAAASETLAAAASVLARVVTDAVLAPAVSAQLIVYDGATVTFRHPLMRSAVVSTLSGDDRRRAHAALAAVLGDQPDRRAWHRAAATPGPDEDVAVELDLVAQRAQRRGVVDSSIIALEEAARLSTDSRRRAERLLRAADLAVESGRRDIVQRVLAEVESLELSGQQQTRVAWIRGSFDDGMRDPTVGAVELARLAEAIAADGDHDLAVRILWSAALRCFWSEPGTPARQYIEGVADALLPNPEDPRLLAILAYAVPIERGSTVIAGLARPDHQAETEPREERFLGTAALLVGALDHAVRLNAASVEGLRAQGRLALLARARAAQAWSATRLGDLAVAIPAADEARRLTRETDQPFVFGIVRASQAEIAALRGEHEQAAQLAAEAERAGMAVGARPILATVQTAKGISALAQGRFADAFNQLRRMHDPSDPAFQVALRCYALPELADAAVRSGQADVAAEIVDRVASFAETNSSPAMALGVRYARAVLADADGAQELFEQALSMMPEGWPFQRAWAQLAYGEWLRRQRRTTEARPMLRSARETFDALGIIPWSERARNELRAAGEGSPRRVTDVNERLTAHELHIAQLAADGLTNREIGQRLYLSHRTVSTHLHRIFPKLGVTSRAELAAVLHTTPPRR
- a CDS encoding sensor histidine kinase; protein product: MAQPLISGHLVLAAVPQPILVIDANGNAVYANPAASQLLGQEPADAVDGRLLHRYWHHDCSAETLPDCRLLRAASTGAATEQQADRLIRANGSSFPITWSTAPLNVDVGFAVVLTFADISAAPLPTERLRMLEAGRAARRQVTRDLHDGAQHRLINLLIRLQITRDELPDGSPLADTLAAAMVEAKLAITDLRELAADGFPEVLATDGLIPTVMALTSRTVVPTTLHTRLHEQCNVGVSLDIARHAYLLISEALTNVVKHAHATRADVRLDVEADQLHIVVSDDGLGGADVGQGSGMSGMHDRVGSVGGMLVVDSRRGRGTVVAAHLPLRSDAGLQMTPCSDAFAAAEAVS
- a CDS encoding response regulator transcription factor, whose product is MIQVVVADDNALIRAGVVRLLEREGIAVVDVACDADQLLASVEAHTPDVVVTDIQMPSRQGRDGLTAAIALRQRHPGIGVLVLSQYCEEEYALSLVGDRAEGVGYLLKEKLVEPDVLHDAVRRIAAGGSVLDPDVIARLAGRPRPGGRTSALTPREHDVLRLMATGLSNAGIAGELVVSVAAVERHVTSIFSKLGLYQEDTDQHRRVAAVLTFLSGSAPQ